One Dreissena polymorpha isolate Duluth1 chromosome 9, UMN_Dpol_1.0, whole genome shotgun sequence genomic window carries:
- the LOC127846682 gene encoding uncharacterized protein LOC127846682, which produces MLVLLYKMDDYRHYYYTVVIAVIFCIGLADGANHTCNFPLTNETLNGVCTWSRWLPWNCSLCTPCESQPVAFRKRGICCNESYPILSDCLRQCGFNSTSDTEHGVCSNCWTSGDASCSLSAFGYQSTSLLSSIESTSFIVQPTLSYASSYATSYNTASLAVTPSLTLGATVASTFTEVPLPASIKTILPSSSSVLGIMTTSTNATVTNYSQLGFSNNGENKKKAGMIAGSIMGGVFVIAILVLVIMLLKRKLKRAVAVDSARTFGNE; this is translated from the exons ATGTTGGTGCTTCTATATAAAATGGACGATTATAGGCATTATTATTATACGGTTGTGATCgctgttatattttgtattggtTTGGCCGACGGTGCAAACCATACATGCAATTTTCCACTGACTAATGAAACACTCAATGGTGTTTGCACTTGGAGCAGATGGTTGCCATGGAATTGTTCGCTGTGCACACCGTGTGAAAGCCAACCGGTTGCATTTCGTAAACGTGGGATTTGTTGCAACGAGAGTTATCCGATATTGAGCGATTGTCTGAGACAGTGCGGCTTTAACTCAACGTCTGACACGGAACACGGAGTCTGCAGTAATTGTTGGACAAGTGGCGATGCGTCTTGCAGTTTGTCGGCGTTTGGTTACCAAAGTACTTCATTACTTTCATCCATTGAGTCAACGAGCTTTATAGTACAGCCAACGTTAAGTTATGCATCTTCTTATGCGACTTCGTACAACACGGCTTCCTTAGCAGTCACGCCATCGTTAACATTGGGTGCGACAGTGGCTTCAACATTCACAGAGGTTCCGTTGCCTGCATCAATCAAGACAATTTTACCATCTTCGTCTTCTGTTCTTGGCATTATGACGACATCAACAAATGCTACGGTTACAAACTACAGCCAACTAGGGTTTAGCAACAATGGCGAGAACAAAA AGAAAGCTGGGATGATTGCAGGGTCCATAATGGGTGGTGTATTTGTTATTGCCATTCTGGTGCTTGTGATAATGCTTCTAAAGAGAAAACTGAAGAGAGCCGTTGCCGTGGATAGCGCGAGGACTTTCGGCAACGAGTAG